A window from Anomalospiza imberbis isolate Cuckoo-Finch-1a 21T00152 chromosome 30, ASM3175350v1, whole genome shotgun sequence encodes these proteins:
- the LOC137463840 gene encoding lysine-specific demethylase 6B-like → MAELPLPAGLRASAFPAKLWRLANSPRVRSVRWDSRARGLLIHRSLFERELLSPGDARGPAPHTFRATQFRSFVRQLYRYGFRRVPGRVGSAAPGDAGAWLHYSNPCFRRDRPDLLLRIRRRSAANRQRPAAGREGRRRPPRGSQQLPGARPLPHGRDGRSRFQPLSRERPPLPPGRPPSGFLLLHRERTLPDGRELRSPRPGRFQPPPGQRPLLARRPPCGFHLLHRDRPVPARREGPSRFQELYGERPPPAERELLRIPPCGFFGFYGEPLLPLGREGPRSRFQQLYGGQLPPIDREVLRIQPCSFQQLHREQQPPAYDPRATSGTSAPSAPPGSAGCAASTASGSAWNAPGEEQLPPVDLGFAVEQMIREIRRSLPERSPSAQGNMNVAPESSGGEPVNRAAAEETSSGTESCENSSPEPEEPDPV, encoded by the exons atggcggagctgccgctgcccgccgggctcagagccagcgccttccccgccaagctgtggcgcctggcgaacagcccccgcgtccgctccgtgcgctgggacagccgggcccgggggctgctcatccaccgctccctcttcgagcgggagctgctcagcccgggcgacgcccggggcccggccccgcacaccttcagggccacgcagttccgcagcttcgtgcgccagctctaccgctacggcttccgcagggtgccgggccgggttggctcagctgcgccgggcgatgccggggcttggctccactacagcaacccctgctttcgccgcgaccgccccgacctcctgctccgcatcaggcgccggagcgcggccaacaggcagcggccggcggcggggcgggagggccgcaggcgcccgccccgcggctcccagcagctccccggggcgcggccgctgccgcacgggcgggacgggcgcagccgcttccagccgctctccagggagcggccgccgctgccgcccgggcgcccgcccagcggcttcctgctgctgcacagggagcggacgctgccggacgggcgggagctgcgcagcccccggcctggccgcttccagccgccccccgggcagcggccgctgctcgcccggcgcccgccctgcggcttccacctgctgcacagggaccggccggtgccggcccggcgggaggggccgagccgcttccaggagctctatggggagcggccgccgcccgccgagcgggagctgctgcgcatcccgccctgcggcttcttcggtttctacggggagccgctgctgccgctcgggcgggaggggcctcgcagccgcttccagcagctctacggggggcagctgcctccgatcgaccgggaggtgctcaggatccagccctgcagcttccagcagctccacagggagcagcagcccccagcctacgacccacgag ccacctcgggcacttcagctcccagcgctccacctggcagtgcaggttgtgcagcatcgacggcctccggctcagcctggaatgcacctggtgaagagcaattgccaccagtggatcttggctttgccgtcgagcaaatgatccgggagatcaggagatccctgcctgaaaggtctccctctgctcag ggcaatatgaatgttgcccctgagtcttcaggaggggagcctgtgaaccgggctgcagcagaggaaacttcatctggcaccgagagctgcgagaacagttccccagagcccgaggagcctg atcccgtgtga